From Coturnix japonica isolate 7356 chromosome 3, Coturnix japonica 2.1, whole genome shotgun sequence, the proteins below share one genomic window:
- the GJA10 gene encoding gap junction alpha-10 protein, with the protein MGDWNLLGSILEEVHIHSTIVGKIWLTILFIFRMLVLGVAAEDVWDDEQSEFICNTEQPGCSNICYDKAFPISLIRYWVLQIIFVSSPSLVYMAHALYRLRALEKERQKRKAHLRAQLEDLEPMPEEHRRVERELRKLEEQKKVNKAPLRGSLLRTYVLHILTRSVVEVGFMIGQYLLYGFHMSPLYKCTRPPCPNTVDCFVSRPTEKTIFMVFMHSIAAVSLFLNILEIAHLGLKKIHKTLYGRPRQPLGPADDEASPYNSKKNSVVPPACLAADTSLPRSAAAPPPPTAPSSTPAPPDPLGQPGHQNHGELRAAAPPRRRHSSAQHQGQQQPPSSSSEEAPRASGPGETGPGTGAGRRVLRKQSRVSVCRDLEENRGESPDSGHCPGTRKSSFLSRVLSESRAGSDSESAASRRGSGPDSASCSGSEGQRCEEDSPAGSPPPPAAMGRRVSMSMLLELSSIMKK; encoded by the exons ATGGGCGACTGGAACTTGTTGGGCAGTATCCTTGAAGAAGTGCACATTCACTCCACTATAGTTGGCAAAATCTGGCTCACAATCCTGTTCATATTCCGGATGCTAGTGCTGGGAGTGGCTGCTGAGGATGTCTGGGATGACGAGCAGTCAGAATTCATCTGCAACACAGAGCAACCTGGCTGCAGCAATATATGTTATGACAAGGCCTTCCCTATCTCTTTGATCAGATACTGGGTATTGCAGATTATATTTGTATCCTCTCCATCTCTTGTTTACATGGCCCATGCACTGTACAGATTAAGGGCTCTAGAGAAAGAACGACAGAAGAGGAAAGCCCACCTGCGGGCTCAGCTAGAAGACCTGGAGCCCATGCCTGAAGAACACCGGAGAGTGGAGAGGGAGCTGCGAAAGctggaagaacagaagaaagtgaATAAGGCACCCTTAAGAGGGTCTCTGCTGCGCACCTATGTCCTACATATCCTGACCCGCTCAGTGGTTGAAGTGGGCTTTATGATAGGTCAGTATCTTTTGTATGGATTTCACATGTCACCCCTTTACAAATGTACTCGGCCCCCTTGCCCTAACACAGTGGATTGTTTTGTGTCCCGACCCACAGAGAAGACCATCTTTATGGTCTTCATGCACAGCATTGCTGCGGTCTCCCTATTCCTCAACATCCTAGAAATTGCCCACCTGGGCCTCAAGAAGATCCACAAGACCCTCTACGGGCGACCGCGGCAGCCACTGGGCCCTGCGGATGACGAGGCCAGTCCTTACAACTCCAAGAAGAACTCCGTGGTCCCACCCGCCTGCCTGGCCGCCGACACCTCCCTTCCACGCTCTgccgcggccccgccgccccccacCGCCCCCTCGAGCACCCCCGCCCCGCCCGACCCTCTTGGACAGCCGGGCCATCAGAACCACGGAGAGCtccgcgccgccgccccgccgcgccgcaGGCACAGCTCGGCTCAGCAccaaggacagcagcagccgCCCTCCTCCAGCAGCGAGGAGGCGCCGCGGGCGTCGGGACCGGGCGAGACCGGGCCGGGAACGGGGGCGGGCCGCCGAGTTCTCCGCAAGCAGAGCCGAGTAAGCGTCTGTCGCGACCTGGAGGAGAACCGCGGAGAATCCCCGGACAGCGGGCACTGCCCGGGCACCCGCAAGTCCAGCTTCCTCTCCCGGGTGCTCTCCGAGAGCCGGGCGGGCAGCGACAGCGAGAGCGCCGCCTCACGCCGAGGCTCCGGTCCCGACTCCGCCTCCTGTTCCGGCTCCGAGGGGCAGCGATGCGAGGAGGACAGCCCGGCAGGCAgcccgccgccgcccgcggCCATGGGACGTCGCGTGTCGATG AGCATGCTCCTAGAACTATCATCTATCATGAAAAAGTAA